The Gemmatimonadaceae bacterium nucleotide sequence CCTGCCGGCCGCGGCCCGCCCTTAGTTCACCCGCTCGACCTTGCTCGTGGCGTTGGTGCCCACGTTCACTTCCACGCCGGCGTCGGTGAGCGTGATCTTCGCCTTGGCGTCCTCGGTGCCCGTGCTGCCCAGGAACGCGCCAGCCGGCGTGATCAGCAACAGCCCCGTGCCCTTGGAACTGCCCTCGAGCGTCATTGCCTGGCCCTGCATGGTGCCCTTGCCCGACGTGACGGCGGTGGAGTTGCGCGTCACCTTCCAGGCCTTGCCGCCCGCCACGCTCGTGTCGCCGGCCACGGTGTACACCGACACCACGGTCTTCTCCACGTCCACGCCGTTCTGCGTGCCCGTGTCGGACACCGTGTCGGTCCACGTGGCGCCGGGCGCCAGTGCCACTCGAATGGGCGGCAGCACGTGGGTCAGTTCCTCGGCCACGTTCGACAGCGCCTCGAGCCCGGCACCGGTGGGCGCCTTGGAGGAGTAGTACTGTCCGCTGGGCGATACCCAAGCCTGCACCTTCTGACCCACGAGCTTGTCGAGCCCCGGCACCGGCCCCATCATCGTCGACGAACCGATCGAATCGATGGTGAGCGTCATCGCCAGCGTGTCGGCGGCCTGATTGTTCAGGGCCATCGTGAACTTCTGGCCCGACGAAACGTCCATCTCGTTGGTTTGCCCCATGGCCGTCTGCGAGACTTTCGCGCTGACGATCATGCGGTATTGCGCGGTGCCGGCTGCGTAGTGGAACTGCTGGGCCGACGATGCACGCAGCGGAAGCACGAGGGCACCGGCCAGCGCCAGGGGCGCAAGCGCACGAGCGAACATGGGGGGTCTCCTGAATCGTGGACTGGCACGGCGTTCGCGCCGCGCACCGCGACGCCGGTAGGCACCGGCGCGCCATGTGAGAAAGCTAGCGGTCGTCCACGGACGGTGCCATCGGGATTCCATGCCCATGGTGGGCCCGCTAACTGCCAAACCGGGACGTCGGCGGGCCGGTTTGGCAGTTGGCGGGATCCGATGCGGTCAGAAGCGCCCGGTGGATCCGAACCCTTCGCGGCCGGCCTCGGAGGCGTCGAGCGGCGCGGTGCGCGCCACCGACGGGTGCGCGCAGAGCACGAAGAGCAGCTGCGCCAAGCGCTCGCCGTGCGCGATGGACTGCGCCTCCCGGCCGTCGTTGCGCAGCATGAGCTTGATCTCCCGGCCCACGTAGGCGCGATCCACCAGACCCGGCGCGTTGCGCAGCGTGATGCTCCGCTTGCCGGTGGACGATCGCGGCAGCACGAGCATCGCCACGTGTTTGGGGAAGGTGCGCGTGACGTAGAGTCCCGTGCCCACCGTGACCTCGCCGCCGGGCTCGAGGGTCAACGACTCCGGCGGTCCGCCGGGCGCCGGCGGCGTGGTCGCCAGGCAGCAGCGCACGTCATATCCTTCGCTCTCCTCGGCGGGCGTCGGGAGCCAGCGGTCGTCGTCGTCCTGGGTGGCGAACCCGAGGTCGAATTGAAACAGGCGGTCGAGATCCATGGTACTCGGTGTGGAGGTGGGCGATTTGCGCCCTCAGTATCGCCGTCGCGAGCGCCCGAGGGTAGTGCGGCGCCGCCGGACCGCAAACTTTCTCCGGTGTGGTGCGTAGGTTGACATCATGAGTTCGCCGACCACGGGCGCGGCCGCGCGCCGACAGACGTATTGGAGCGCGAGCCGGTCGCCGCGGTACAGCCTGCTGTTCGCGCTGCCGCTGCTCGTGCTGTACGAGACGCTCGCCGTCGCGCTGCCCGGCAGCGCGCACGGGGGCCAGCTGCGCAACGGCGCCGACGTCCTGTTGCAGGAGCTCTCGTACGCGGTGCTGGGGCCCGCCGGCCCCCTGTCGCTCATTGCCCTGGTGATGCTGGTATGCGTGGTGCTCGTGCGCCGCGACATGAAGCGATCGGGCGGCTCGCTGCGCGTGGCCACATTCGGCCTCATGTTCGTGGAGGCGGCGGTGCTGGCGGTGGCGTTCGGGCTCGTGGTGGGCACGGCCACGGCGCAGCTGCTCGCGCACCTGCGGCCGCTGGCCGCCGGCCCGATCGACGGGCTCGACGGGCCCACCAAGCTGATGCTGGCGCTGGGCGCGGGCCTCTACGAGGAGTTGGTGTTCCGCGTGCTGCTGGTGGGCGCGCTGGCCGCGGGGGGGCGGGTGGTGCTGGGGCTCAGCCGCGGGGCATCGGGCGTGGCGGCCGCGATCATCGGCGCGCTGGCCTTCTCGGCGTTCCACTACGTGGGCCCCTACGGCGAGCCGCTGCAGCTGCAGTCATTCGTGTTCCGGGCCATCAGCGGCGTGGCGTTCAGCGCGCTGTACCTCACGCGCGGGTTCGGCATCACGGCATGGACGCACGCGCTGTACGATATCGGGGTGATGCTGCTCTGATCTTCAGCGGCGAGCAGCCGTTACCGCAGCGCCGCCGCGAAGCTGCGCACCACGTCGCCCGCCGGCAGGATTTCGTGGATCTGCGACACGCTCTTTCCCGCCTGCCAGTAGTCCTCGGATCCCGTGTCGGCGTGCAGCGACTTCTTGAGCTTGCGTAGGGACTGCAGCGCGTAGATGGTGCGCATCCAGTGCTTGGTCCGCCGGTGGCGGAGCATCCACCGCGCGATCGGGCCGGCGCGGGTGCCCAGGCGCTGCACGTACGCGTTGTTGATCACCGCAACGGGAACGCCGGTGAGCCGGTCGGTGAGCACGATGTCGTGCTCGTCGGCGGCCACGATGGCCCGCTTGTAGTCCTCGGCGGCGTTGCACTCGGTGGTGGCGATGAAACGCGTGCCCAGCTGGGCGCCTGCATAGCCCATGGCGATCACGGCGCGGAAGGCGGCCGGCTCGCCGATGCCGCCCGCACAGATGAGCGGCAGGCCGAGGTCGTGCATCGACTCGTAGAGCTGAACCGGGGTCCTGTCGCCCGCATGGCCGCCCGCGCGGTTATTCACCGCGATCAGCCCGTGGACGCCGCCGTCCGCCGCCTTGAGGGCCCACTTCCGCTCGGTGACGTCGTGGTACACGACGCCGCCATGCGGCACCACCCGGTCCACGACCCACCGCGGATTGCCCAGCGAGGTGACGAAGAACCGGACGCCCTCCTCAAGCGAGATATCGATCCACCGCTCCATCCGCTCCCGGTACATCTTCGACGACTGCTCGATGAGCGCGTTCATCCCGATCGGCTTTGACGTGAGCCGCCGGATGTACCGCAGCCCTTCGCGGTAGTCGTGCCCGTGCACGTAGGTGAGCGAGATGGGCTGGACCACCCCGATCGCCCCGGCTTCCGACACGGCGGCCACCAGCTCCGGGTTGCTGCACGGATACATGGCCCCGCAGATGAGGGGCACCTCGACCCCGACCTGCCGGCTGAACGGCGTCTCGCGCATGGACATCGTTCAGCCTCCCACGGGCGCCAGCCGCCAGAGGACCGTCGCCGTGGCCACCACCTCGCCCTCGGCGTTGGTGATGTCCGCCCGGACGGTATAGTCGGTTTCAGCGGTCACGGCCGGGGGGGAGCACCGGCACTCGGCGGTCAGGGTGCCCCGGGCCTTCTTGAAGTATTCGATGGACAGGCCGCGGACGATCCCGCGGGTGCCGGGCGGTAGGCCGGCGATCATGGCCGTGCCGCTCGCGACCTCGGCCAGGTTCACCAGGGCCACCGCGTGGATGGAGTTCAGGTGGTTCCGGACACGGCGCCGGTCGCGCAGGGTCCACTTGGAGTAGCCGGGACCAAGCTCGACGATCCGTGCCCCCATGGTGCCGGTGTAGGGGGCCATGGCGCCCAGCATCCGGCTGAACATCCAGCGGCCACCGGGGACGCGGCTCAGGCGCCGCCACCAGGTGGTGATCGTTGCGGTCGGAGCGTCCATCGAGGCGGGCATGCGCGCGACCTGGGGTGTTCGGTAAGCCAACGGCGAGGCGCTCGAGCCTTGCCGTTGGCATCCTACGGGGCAGGGTGTCTGGTGGCAAGCGTCCGGCAAATGCGGCGCCAGCCGCGTGCTCACCGGCGTGGCAACTGGGGCCGCCGGTCGTCCTGTATATGCCAGAATGACCTGGCCCTAGTCGACTTTGAACCGGCCCATTCGCCGGGGCGTTTGAGCAGCGATCGTGGGTGGGGTCGGCACCGGACGGCGGGCGAGTCCGGACGCGGCCGCCGTCCGGTGCGCGGTCGTCGTGGGCGGGC carries:
- a CDS encoding CPBP family intramembrane glutamic endopeptidase gives rise to the protein MSSPTTGAAARRQTYWSASRSPRYSLLFALPLLVLYETLAVALPGSAHGGQLRNGADVLLQELSYAVLGPAGPLSLIALVMLVCVVLVRRDMKRSGGSLRVATFGLMFVEAAVLAVAFGLVVGTATAQLLAHLRPLAAGPIDGLDGPTKLMLALGAGLYEELVFRVLLVGALAAGGRVVLGLSRGASGVAAAIIGALAFSAFHYVGPYGEPLQLQSFVFRAISGVAFSALYLTRGFGITAWTHALYDIGVMLL
- a CDS encoding nitronate monooxygenase, producing the protein MSMRETPFSRQVGVEVPLICGAMYPCSNPELVAAVSEAGAIGVVQPISLTYVHGHDYREGLRYIRRLTSKPIGMNALIEQSSKMYRERMERWIDISLEEGVRFFVTSLGNPRWVVDRVVPHGGVVYHDVTERKWALKAADGGVHGLIAVNNRAGGHAGDRTPVQLYESMHDLGLPLICAGGIGEPAAFRAVIAMGYAGAQLGTRFIATTECNAAEDYKRAIVAADEHDIVLTDRLTGVPVAVINNAYVQRLGTRAGPIARWMLRHRRTKHWMRTIYALQSLRKLKKSLHADTGSEDYWQAGKSVSQIHEILPAGDVVRSFAAALR
- a CDS encoding hotdog fold domain-containing protein, which produces MPASMDAPTATITTWWRRLSRVPGGRWMFSRMLGAMAPYTGTMGARIVELGPGYSKWTLRDRRRVRNHLNSIHAVALVNLAEVASGTAMIAGLPPGTRGIVRGLSIEYFKKARGTLTAECRCSPPAVTAETDYTVRADITNAEGEVVATATVLWRLAPVGG